In Allomuricauda ruestringensis DSM 13258, the following proteins share a genomic window:
- a CDS encoding FAD:protein FMN transferase, producing MKRKVPLKHFDTIMVTNRLFEFFQKEKVSRTRVVFKKILFSIQFFGLRFKKPLEMTNFSSKCTTAYKVLFLGLTVLFLNCTPKKEQVKNQTWGNALGTTYSIIYIADEELDYQQEIDSVFQVLNQSMSTYIPSSDISKINAGDSTIVVDDMFKEVFDVSSKVHKASNGYFDPTVGVLANAWGFGPGEQLELDSLRVDSLLRYVGWEKVQLNADNTITKAHPSIRFDFNAVAKGYAIDRLGAMLDGKGIKNYLVEVGGEVLAKGTNMDSGKQWSVGIDDPQAETGRQLKQIVSLKDVAMASSGNYRKFRVDPETGEKYVHTINPKTGYTKNSNVLATSVVAKTCAVADAFATTFMAMDLEDSKKVLENHEELEAYIIYLNENGEAKEFFTPGFEALISQ from the coding sequence ATGAAGCGTAAAGTACCCTTAAAGCATTTTGATACTATTATGGTAACAAACCGTCTGTTCGAGTTTTTTCAGAAGGAAAAAGTATCGAGAACAAGGGTTGTGTTTAAGAAAATTCTTTTCTCGATACAATTTTTTGGCCTACGGTTCAAAAAACCACTCGAAATGACGAATTTTTCATCAAAATGCACAACTGCGTATAAAGTATTGTTCTTGGGTTTGACCGTACTTTTTTTGAACTGTACACCAAAAAAAGAACAAGTTAAAAACCAAACTTGGGGCAATGCCTTGGGTACAACTTACTCCATCATTTACATTGCCGATGAGGAATTGGACTATCAACAGGAGATTGATTCCGTTTTTCAAGTGCTGAACCAATCCATGTCCACCTATATTCCCTCATCCGATATTTCCAAGATCAATGCGGGGGACTCCACTATTGTTGTGGATGATATGTTCAAAGAGGTATTTGATGTTTCAAGTAAGGTTCACAAAGCTTCAAACGGCTATTTTGACCCTACTGTGGGTGTTTTGGCCAACGCATGGGGATTTGGTCCGGGTGAGCAGTTAGAGCTCGATAGCCTCCGTGTGGATAGTTTATTGCGTTATGTAGGATGGGAAAAGGTGCAATTGAACGCAGATAATACCATTACAAAGGCCCATCCGTCCATCCGCTTTGATTTTAATGCCGTTGCCAAAGGGTATGCCATAGACCGATTGGGAGCCATGCTGGATGGAAAAGGCATTAAAAATTACTTGGTGGAAGTTGGTGGAGAGGTCCTCGCCAAGGGAACCAATATGGATTCGGGCAAACAATGGTCTGTTGGTATAGATGATCCACAGGCGGAAACGGGTCGTCAGTTAAAACAGATAGTTTCCTTGAAAGATGTAGCGATGGCCTCATCTGGTAATTACCGAAAGTTTAGGGTGGATCCTGAAACAGGGGAAAAGTATGTGCATACCATAAACCCAAAAACAGGATACACCAAAAATTCCAATGTTCTGGCCACAAGTGTTGTGGCAAAAACCTGTGCTGTTGCCGATGCGTTTGCCACAACCTTTATGGCGATGGATTTGGAAGATTCCAAAAAAGTGCTTGAAAACCATGAGGAATTGGAAGCCTACATCATCTATTTGAATGAAAATGGGGAGGCAAAGGAATTTTTTACACCGGGTTTTGAGGCTTTGATAAGCCAGTAG
- the gpmI gene encoding 2,3-bisphosphoglycerate-independent phosphoglycerate mutase, protein MNKKVILMILDGWGKSPDPKVSAIEKANTPFIDSLYTKYPDADLHTDGMNVGLPEGQMGNSEVGHMNLGAGRIVYQDLAKINKAVKEDTLKNEKVLQEAFEYAKANHKPVHFLGLVSDGGVHSHIDHLKALIKAADDSGVENSFVHAFTDGRDVDPKSGKGFLVDLDNYCSDKKTKLATVIGRYYAMDRDKRWERVKMAYDVVVNAAGEKTQHIGEAMQKSYDGGVTDEFIKPLVLTDADNEPVAKIQDGDVIVFFNFRTDRGRELTQALSQQDFHEQNMHKMDLYYVTMTNYDDSFKGIKIIFNKENLKDTLGETLAKNGKKQIRIAETEKYPHVTFFFNGGREEPFEGEERILCPSPKVATYDLQPEMSAYDIRDAIIPELKKGEADFVCLNFANPDMVGHTGVMEAAIKACETVDQCAKDVITAGLENGYSTIVIADHGNCDTMINPDGSPNTAHTTNPVPLILVDKDVKEVKSGVLGDIAPTILKLLGVPQPELMTQKPLV, encoded by the coding sequence ATGAACAAAAAGGTTATTCTCATGATTTTGGATGGTTGGGGAAAATCTCCAGATCCAAAAGTTTCGGCAATTGAAAAGGCCAACACTCCATTTATTGATTCACTATACACTAAATACCCCGATGCAGATTTACACACCGACGGAATGAACGTTGGGCTACCTGAGGGACAGATGGGAAACAGTGAGGTAGGACACATGAACCTTGGTGCAGGAAGAATTGTGTACCAGGATCTGGCCAAAATCAATAAAGCCGTAAAAGAAGACACCTTAAAAAACGAAAAAGTACTTCAAGAAGCCTTTGAATATGCCAAGGCAAACCATAAACCCGTCCATTTTTTAGGCTTGGTGAGCGATGGTGGGGTGCATAGCCACATCGACCACCTAAAGGCCTTGATCAAAGCTGCCGACGATAGCGGTGTGGAAAACTCTTTTGTACACGCTTTTACCGATGGTCGGGATGTTGACCCAAAAAGCGGCAAAGGCTTTTTGGTGGACCTTGACAATTACTGCTCCGACAAAAAGACCAAATTGGCCACAGTTATTGGTAGGTATTACGCCATGGACCGTGACAAAAGATGGGAGCGTGTAAAAATGGCCTATGATGTAGTCGTAAATGCAGCAGGAGAAAAAACACAGCATATTGGTGAAGCCATGCAAAAAAGTTATGATGGCGGTGTTACCGATGAATTCATCAAACCTTTGGTCTTAACCGATGCTGACAATGAGCCCGTCGCTAAAATCCAAGATGGGGATGTTATTGTTTTCTTCAATTTTAGAACAGACCGTGGCCGTGAGTTGACCCAAGCTTTAAGTCAACAGGATTTCCATGAGCAGAACATGCACAAAATGGATTTGTACTACGTTACCATGACGAATTATGATGATTCATTCAAGGGAATCAAAATCATATTCAATAAAGAAAACTTAAAAGATACCTTGGGCGAGACCCTTGCCAAAAATGGTAAGAAGCAAATCAGGATAGCTGAAACCGAAAAATACCCACACGTTACCTTTTTCTTTAACGGAGGTCGCGAAGAACCTTTTGAGGGTGAAGAACGCATTCTTTGTCCTTCCCCAAAAGTGGCCACCTACGACCTTCAACCCGAAATGAGCGCTTACGACATTCGCGATGCCATTATTCCAGAATTAAAAAAAGGAGAAGCGGACTTTGTATGCCTCAATTTTGCCAACCCCGATATGGTTGGGCACACCGGAGTAATGGAGGCCGCCATAAAAGCCTGTGAAACCGTTGACCAATGTGCCAAAGATGTGATAACCGCTGGATTGGAAAACGGTTACTCTACCATAGTAATTGCGGACCATGGAAACTGTGACACCATGATAAACCCAGATGGTAGCCCCAACACAGCACACACCACAAACCCAGTTCCACTTATTTTGGTGGACAAGGATGTGAAAGAGGTAAAAAGTGGCGTTTTGGGCGATATCGCTCCTACCATTCTTAAATTATTGGGAGTTCCGCAACCCGAATTAATGACCCAAAAACCATTGGTGTAG
- the map gene encoding type I methionyl aminopeptidase: MIQIKTAEEIELMRESALVVSKTLGLLAKEIKPGASPLKLDKMAEEFIREEGAVPGFLGMYDFPNTLNWSPNAQVVHGIPGNEPLKEGDIVSVDCGAVKNGFHGDHAYTFEVGEVAEETKKLLKVTKESLYIGIREFKLGNRVGDVGYAIQKYCEDHGYGVVRELVGHGLGRELHEDPQMPNYGKRGRGKKFVNGMVVAIEPMINMGTKRIKQLKDGWTILTADGKPSAHFEHDVALVDGKPELLSTYQYIYDALGITSDEEDEFRNKKLVL; encoded by the coding sequence ATGATTCAAATAAAAACAGCTGAAGAAATTGAGTTGATGCGTGAGAGCGCTTTGGTAGTATCCAAAACTTTAGGCCTCTTGGCCAAGGAAATAAAGCCTGGGGCCAGTCCATTAAAATTGGATAAAATGGCCGAAGAATTTATTCGGGAAGAGGGAGCCGTACCTGGCTTTTTGGGCATGTACGATTTTCCAAATACCTTAAACTGGAGTCCAAATGCCCAAGTGGTGCATGGCATACCAGGCAATGAACCCTTAAAGGAGGGCGACATTGTTTCTGTGGATTGTGGAGCCGTTAAAAATGGTTTCCACGGAGACCATGCCTATACATTTGAAGTGGGCGAAGTTGCCGAAGAAACCAAAAAACTGCTCAAGGTCACCAAAGAGTCGCTTTACATAGGCATAAGGGAGTTTAAACTGGGTAACCGCGTTGGTGATGTGGGTTATGCCATTCAAAAATACTGTGAAGACCATGGGTATGGTGTGGTACGTGAATTGGTAGGACATGGTTTGGGACGTGAACTCCATGAAGACCCACAAATGCCCAACTACGGCAAAAGAGGTCGTGGCAAAAAGTTTGTCAATGGTATGGTTGTCGCTATAGAACCCATGATCAATATGGGTACAAAACGCATAAAACAATTAAAGGATGGTTGGACGATACTTACTGCCGATGGCAAGCCAAGTGCACACTTTGAGCACGATGTGGCCCTAGTGGACGGCAAACCTGAACTACTGTCCACCTATCAATATATTTATGATGCCTTGGGGATTACCAGCGACGAAGAAGATGAGTTCCGAAACAAGAAGTTGGTACTTTAA
- a CDS encoding NADH:ubiquinone reductase (Na(+)-transporting) subunit D, with the protein MALLSKKDANLIKDPLADNNPITIQVLGICSALAITAELKASVVMAISVLFVMGVGNVVISLIRNIIPSKIRIIVQLVVVAALVIIVDQVLKAFAYNLSKTLSVFIGLIITNCIIMGRFEAFALGNGPRRAFLDGIGNALGYGVILVIVGFFRELLGSGTLFGIKVLGDPIAKTGLYSIGYENNGFMIIPPAALIVVGIIIWVQRSRNRALIEEA; encoded by the coding sequence ATGGCGCTACTATCAAAAAAAGATGCAAATCTGATAAAAGACCCGTTAGCGGATAACAACCCTATCACCATTCAGGTGTTGGGTATCTGTTCCGCCTTGGCAATTACTGCGGAGCTAAAAGCTTCGGTGGTAATGGCAATATCCGTATTGTTTGTAATGGGAGTCGGTAATGTGGTAATTTCGCTCATACGAAATATAATTCCTTCCAAAATAAGGATTATTGTGCAGTTGGTCGTGGTTGCCGCCTTGGTGATTATTGTCGACCAAGTTTTAAAAGCTTTTGCCTACAATCTTAGTAAAACCTTATCAGTATTTATTGGCCTCATCATTACCAACTGTATCATCATGGGACGTTTTGAGGCATTTGCCCTAGGAAACGGCCCCCGTAGAGCATTTCTTGATGGAATAGGGAACGCTCTAGGATATGGAGTAATTCTTGTGATAGTAGGTTTCTTTAGGGAACTACTGGGATCGGGAACCCTGTTCGGTATAAAAGTATTGGGGGACCCCATCGCAAAAACTGGATTGTACTCCATCGGATACGAAAACAATGGATTTATGATCATACCACCCGCGGCATTGATTGTTGTGGGAATCATTATTTGGGTGCAACGCTCCAGAAATAGAGCATTAATTGAAGAAGCATAA
- a CDS encoding NADH:ubiquinone reductase (Na(+)-transporting) subunit B, with product MGMKEKLHQLKLKYQGKKMAPAFNALHTFLYTPNETTHSGSHVRAADDLKRTMNTVIMALVPCLLFGMFNAGYQHYAAINGFPESFSLFDHFLTWDNFLVGVTTILPLVIVSYGVGLAIEFLFAVIKGHEVEEGYLVTGMLVPLIVPVDTPLWMLTIAVAFGVVIGKEVFGGTGMNILNPALTIRAFLFFAYPTWMSGDKVWVHEAVERAGTADAISGETILGSLAQGSDYSYSLADMFYGFIPGSVGETSTLLIILGGLFLVFSKIASWRIMLSAVLGSLAMGLIFNGIVDAGWLPEYSKFYTLMSFPYWQHLLVGGLAFGIVFMATDPVTGAQTNKGKWYYGFFIGFLSVMIRVFNPGYPEGVFLAILLMNVFAPTIDHYVVRGNIKKRLKRFKTATIYPKASDEVDSLKTETA from the coding sequence ATGGGCATGAAAGAAAAATTACATCAGTTAAAACTTAAGTATCAGGGTAAAAAAATGGCCCCTGCCTTTAATGCACTGCATACTTTTCTTTATACACCGAACGAAACAACCCACTCTGGGTCGCATGTTCGTGCTGCGGATGATTTAAAACGTACCATGAATACAGTGATCATGGCCTTGGTGCCTTGTTTGCTTTTTGGTATGTTCAACGCAGGTTACCAACATTACGCTGCAATCAATGGTTTTCCTGAGAGCTTCTCTCTTTTTGACCATTTCTTGACATGGGATAACTTTTTGGTAGGGGTTACCACTATATTACCTTTGGTAATTGTGTCTTATGGCGTTGGTTTGGCCATTGAATTTTTGTTCGCTGTAATCAAGGGCCATGAAGTGGAAGAAGGATATTTGGTAACGGGTATGTTGGTTCCATTGATTGTACCTGTTGATACTCCACTTTGGATGTTGACCATCGCCGTAGCCTTTGGTGTTGTTATCGGTAAAGAGGTTTTTGGTGGTACCGGAATGAATATATTGAACCCTGCACTGACCATACGTGCATTTTTGTTCTTCGCCTATCCAACTTGGATGAGTGGAGATAAAGTATGGGTTCACGAAGCTGTGGAAAGAGCTGGAACTGCAGATGCTATTTCAGGAGAAACCATCCTTGGCTCATTGGCCCAAGGTTCGGACTATAGTTATTCACTGGCCGATATGTTCTACGGATTTATCCCCGGCTCCGTTGGGGAAACATCGACCTTGTTGATCATATTGGGTGGTCTTTTCTTGGTTTTCTCAAAAATAGCCTCATGGCGCATCATGTTGAGTGCTGTGTTGGGCTCTTTGGCCATGGGACTTATATTCAATGGCATTGTAGATGCCGGTTGGTTACCGGAATACAGTAAATTCTATACCTTGATGAGTTTCCCTTACTGGCAACATTTATTGGTAGGAGGATTGGCCTTTGGTATTGTATTTATGGCCACGGACCCTGTTACGGGCGCTCAGACCAATAAGGGAAAATGGTACTACGGATTCTTTATCGGGTTCCTGTCCGTAATGATCCGGGTGTTCAATCCAGGATATCCAGAAGGTGTATTCTTGGCCATCCTGTTGATGAACGTATTCGCACCTACCATTGACCACTACGTGGTAAGAGGCAACATTAAAAAGAGATTGAAACGATTTAAGACAGCAACCATATATCCAAAAGCATCGGATGAGGTTGATTCATTAAAAACGGAAACAGCTTAA
- the nqrE gene encoding NADH:ubiquinone reductase (Na(+)-transporting) subunit E, whose translation MLEHLELFFRSIFVDNMVFAVFLGMCSYLAVSKKVSTAVGLGAAVIFVLGVTVPLNWLLDKYLLQDGALVWLGPEYADYDLSFLSFILFIATIATMVQLVEIVVEKFSPSLYNSLGIFLPLIAVNCAILGGSLFMQTRDIPNIGLALNYGVSSGIGWFLAILTIAAIREKIRYSNVPAPLRGLGITFIITGLMGIGFQSFGGMLTGDNEPPEETQSTTVEAQETQEEKEIKKEIEDKEEAVSYNEAINK comes from the coding sequence ATGTTAGAGCATTTAGAACTATTTTTTAGATCAATCTTCGTAGACAATATGGTGTTTGCGGTCTTTTTGGGAATGTGTTCCTACTTGGCCGTATCCAAAAAGGTTTCTACAGCTGTAGGCTTGGGGGCTGCCGTAATATTCGTATTGGGTGTTACCGTGCCTTTAAACTGGTTGTTGGATAAATATTTGCTGCAAGATGGAGCCTTGGTTTGGTTAGGCCCGGAATACGCCGATTACGACCTTAGTTTCCTATCCTTTATTCTATTTATTGCAACCATTGCCACAATGGTGCAGTTGGTGGAGATCGTGGTAGAGAAGTTTTCGCCATCCCTATACAATTCCTTGGGTATTTTCTTGCCTTTGATTGCGGTAAACTGTGCCATCTTGGGTGGTTCCTTGTTTATGCAGACAAGGGATATACCAAATATTGGGTTGGCCTTGAATTATGGAGTAAGTTCAGGAATTGGATGGTTCCTTGCCATTTTGACCATTGCAGCCATTCGCGAAAAAATTAGATATTCCAACGTACCCGCGCCACTGCGAGGTTTGGGAATCACTTTTATTATCACAGGTTTAATGGGAATTGGGTTCCAAAGTTTTGGAGGTATGCTCACAGGAGACAACGAACCACCAGAGGAAACCCAAAGCACAACCGTTGAAGCCCAAGAAACCCAAGAAGAAAAAGAAATTAAAAAAGAGATTGAGGATAAGGAAGAAGCAGTCTCTTATAACGAAGCCATAAACAAATAG
- a CDS encoding Na(+)-translocating NADH-quinone reductase subunit A: MSKDIRIRKGLNINLVGAAEQTISKAVTSNVYALNLDDFHGITPKMLIKQGEDIKAGEPLFYNKNDEDMHFVSPVSGELVEIVRGARRRILTLKILADKEQNYVINKVPDLDTADGEAIKSYLLQCGGWPFIKQRPYDVIADPSATPKAIFVSAYATAPLAADPDFVLKDKEQEIQAAIMGLSKLTPGKIHVSIGKSSRSPFNDIKGIELHKVSGPHPAGLVGTQINKIDPVNKGEVVWTLSPQDLVMLGELLLTGKFNAERIVALAGSVVKEPKYYKTKIGAEISTFLYASGVKEDRFRLINGDVLTGSKTNTEGYLGFYNNTVTAIPEGDDYEFFGWNKPVFNKISSTRALTFSWLQPNKKYDLDTNTNGEHRAFVVTGRYEEVFPLDIYPLQLLKACMVKDLDEMEQLGLYEVAPEDFSLTEFICISKQPHQQIIREGLDLLQKELG, from the coding sequence ATGTCTAAAGACATCCGGATTAGAAAGGGGTTGAATATCAACCTCGTCGGGGCGGCAGAGCAGACTATTTCCAAAGCTGTTACCAGTAACGTATACGCCCTAAACCTAGATGATTTCCACGGAATCACTCCAAAAATGTTGATAAAACAAGGGGAAGATATAAAAGCGGGCGAACCCCTCTTTTATAACAAGAACGACGAAGACATGCACTTTGTTTCCCCGGTAAGCGGAGAGCTTGTGGAAATTGTTAGGGGGGCAAGAAGAAGAATCTTAACATTAAAGATTCTTGCTGACAAAGAACAAAATTATGTTATAAATAAGGTGCCGGATTTGGATACGGCAGATGGTGAGGCCATTAAATCCTACCTTTTACAGTGTGGAGGATGGCCGTTCATAAAACAAAGACCTTACGATGTAATTGCCGACCCAAGTGCAACGCCGAAAGCGATATTTGTTTCGGCATACGCTACGGCGCCATTGGCAGCTGACCCAGACTTTGTCCTAAAGGATAAAGAACAGGAGATTCAAGCAGCGATAATGGGCCTTAGCAAGCTTACTCCGGGTAAAATCCATGTATCTATCGGAAAATCGAGCAGGTCTCCCTTCAATGATATTAAGGGAATAGAGTTGCACAAGGTTTCCGGTCCCCATCCGGCAGGCTTGGTAGGTACGCAAATCAATAAGATTGACCCCGTGAACAAAGGTGAGGTGGTCTGGACGTTGTCTCCACAGGACCTTGTTATGTTGGGTGAACTGTTGTTGACGGGTAAGTTCAATGCGGAGCGCATTGTGGCATTGGCTGGATCTGTTGTGAAGGAGCCAAAATATTACAAGACTAAAATCGGAGCTGAAATTTCTACTTTTTTATACGCAAGTGGTGTAAAGGAAGATAGGTTTAGGTTGATAAACGGGGATGTGCTTACAGGCTCTAAAACCAACACCGAAGGATATCTTGGTTTTTACAATAATACGGTTACTGCCATTCCAGAAGGGGACGATTACGAATTTTTTGGGTGGAACAAACCAGTGTTCAATAAAATTTCGTCTACAAGGGCATTGACCTTTTCTTGGCTTCAGCCCAACAAAAAATACGATTTGGACACCAATACCAATGGAGAGCACAGGGCTTTTGTTGTAACAGGTAGGTACGAGGAGGTTTTTCCTCTGGACATATACCCACTTCAGCTTTTGAAGGCCTGTATGGTAAAAGATTTGGATGAAATGGAGCAATTGGGACTTTACGAAGTGGCTCCCGAGGATTTCTCCTTGACAGAATTCATATGCATATCAAAACAACCGCACCAACAAATAATCAGGGAAGGATTGGATTTGTTGCAAAAAGAACTTGGATAA
- a CDS encoding Na(+)-translocating NADH-quinone reductase subunit C: protein MAINTEKNSYTVIFAVLMVIIVGSLLAFVASGLKPRIDENERFEKQQNILYAMGVNQNEGDGDVSFVPTTTVEEQFSKFITSQLVLEGSEAVEKEDAYLIDVQKEIAKAKNGGNAELPLLIGEKDGEKFYIIPMYGKGLWDAIWGYISLDENMEIKGVFFDHKGETPGLGSNINQRFFMDDFKGESVMDGNTYAGVNVAKGNNDPLNNDKEDNAVDALAGATITGNGVTAMIKESLKLYKPYLQTIRSN from the coding sequence ATGGCAATCAATACAGAAAAAAATAGCTACACTGTAATCTTTGCAGTCTTAATGGTTATTATTGTGGGATCGCTACTGGCTTTTGTTGCATCTGGCCTTAAACCAAGGATTGATGAGAACGAACGCTTCGAAAAGCAACAAAACATCCTATATGCCATGGGGGTTAATCAAAATGAGGGCGATGGAGATGTTTCCTTTGTACCAACGACTACAGTTGAAGAGCAATTTTCCAAATTCATAACTTCCCAGTTGGTATTGGAAGGTTCCGAAGCAGTGGAAAAAGAAGATGCTTATCTGATCGATGTACAGAAGGAAATAGCAAAAGCCAAGAATGGAGGGAACGCAGAACTTCCTTTGCTAATCGGTGAAAAGGACGGAGAAAAATTCTATATCATCCCCATGTACGGTAAAGGACTTTGGGACGCGATTTGGGGATATATTTCCTTGGATGAAAATATGGAAATAAAAGGAGTCTTTTTTGATCATAAGGGAGAAACCCCTGGACTCGGTTCCAATATTAACCAACGTTTTTTTATGGACGACTTCAAGGGAGAATCCGTTATGGACGGCAATACCTATGCAGGTGTTAATGTAGCAAAAGGAAACAACGATCCTTTGAACAACGATAAAGAAGATAACGCAGTAGATGCTTTGGCCGGTGCTACCATTACGGGTAATGGGGTAACTGCAATGATCAAAGAGAGCCTGAAGCTTTACAAACCTTATTTACAAACTATTAGATCCAATTAA
- a CDS encoding class I SAM-dependent methyltransferase codes for MSKIFKYFLNLIPRPLLIRLSYWVRPLIAFSLKGSTYTDPIDGKSFRKFLPYGYENPRENVLSPSTLSLERHRLLWLYLKNETDFFTKPLKLLHFAPEQAFYKRFKKLDNLEYTTTDLNSPLADVKADICNLPFDDNTFDVILCNHVLEHIPDHTKAMQELYRIMKPGGWGIFQIPQDLNREKTFEDDSITDKKERARIFGQYDHVRIYGRDYFDKLRSIGFVVEEVDYTKKIPKETVEKYRLAKGEIIPFVSK; via the coding sequence GTGTCAAAAATATTTAAATACTTCCTTAATCTAATTCCCAGACCTTTACTTATCCGATTAAGTTACTGGGTACGCCCATTGATTGCCTTTTCCCTAAAGGGAAGCACATATACCGACCCGATTGACGGCAAATCATTCAGGAAATTTTTGCCTTATGGTTACGAGAACCCGAGGGAAAATGTACTTTCCCCTTCTACCCTATCGTTGGAAAGACATCGATTACTGTGGCTGTACCTGAAAAACGAAACGGATTTTTTCACCAAACCACTAAAGTTGCTCCACTTTGCCCCGGAACAAGCCTTTTACAAACGCTTCAAAAAACTGGACAATTTGGAATACACTACAACGGACCTCAATTCACCTTTGGCTGATGTAAAGGCTGATATCTGCAACTTACCTTTTGATGACAATACCTTCGACGTGATTTTATGCAACCACGTTTTGGAACATATTCCCGATCACACCAAGGCCATGCAAGAACTCTATCGCATCATGAAACCTGGAGGATGGGGCATATTTCAAATTCCACAGGACTTAAATCGGGAAAAAACTTTTGAGGATGATTCCATTACCGATAAAAAAGAAAGAGCACGCATTTTTGGGCAGTACGATCATGTCCGGATATACGGACGGGATTATTTTGACAAGCTTCGCAGTATTGGATTTGTGGTTGAAGAGGTGGATTACACCAAAAAAATTCCAAAGGAAACGGTTGAAAAGTACAGATTGGCGAAAGGTGAAATTATTCCTTTTGTTTCCAAATAA
- the nqrF gene encoding NADH:ubiquinone reductase (Na(+)-transporting) subunit F — translation MILAASTGGTILITVVAFLVLLLVLVALLLFTKEKLSPSGPVTITINGEKELEVGSGGSLLSTLGNQKIFLPSACGGGGTCIQCECHVLSGGGEALPTETPHFSKKELSEGARLACQVKVKQDMEITIPEEVFGIKKWNAKVVRNYNVASFIKEFVVEIPEEMNYKAGGYIQIEIPPCEVKYSDIDITAHPEEHETPDKFQAEWDKFNLWPLVMKNPETEERAYSMASYPAEGKEIMLNVRIATPPWDRSKNGWMDVNPGIASSYIFSLKKGDPVTISGPFGEFFINESDAEMLYVGGGAGMAPMRSHLYHLFRTLKTDRKVTYWYGGRSKRELFYIDHFKQLEKEFPNFKFYMALSEPLEEDNWKVKKDINDEEGDGFVGFIHNCVIDNYLNHHETPEDIELYFCGPPLMNKAVQKMGEDFGIPDENIRFDDFGG, via the coding sequence ATGATATTAGCCGCAAGTACCGGGGGTACTATTCTAATTACCGTAGTAGCATTTCTTGTTTTGTTGTTAGTCTTAGTGGCACTTTTGCTGTTCACTAAGGAGAAACTATCCCCATCCGGTCCTGTAACGATTACCATTAATGGTGAAAAAGAGTTGGAAGTAGGCTCGGGAGGTTCCCTGTTGTCCACCTTGGGTAACCAAAAAATATTCTTGCCATCCGCTTGTGGTGGAGGTGGCACCTGTATTCAGTGCGAATGCCACGTGCTTTCAGGTGGAGGTGAAGCATTGCCTACCGAAACACCTCACTTTTCCAAAAAAGAGTTAAGCGAGGGTGCTCGTTTGGCTTGTCAGGTTAAGGTAAAGCAGGATATGGAAATTACCATTCCCGAAGAGGTGTTTGGTATCAAAAAATGGAATGCAAAAGTGGTGCGTAACTATAACGTGGCCTCTTTCATCAAGGAGTTTGTTGTTGAGATTCCAGAGGAAATGAATTACAAAGCAGGCGGATACATCCAGATTGAAATTCCACCGTGTGAAGTAAAATATTCCGATATCGATATTACAGCTCACCCAGAAGAGCACGAAACTCCTGACAAATTTCAAGCGGAGTGGGATAAGTTCAATCTGTGGCCATTGGTCATGAAAAATCCCGAAACCGAGGAAAGAGCATATTCCATGGCTTCTTACCCCGCAGAAGGAAAGGAAATTATGTTGAATGTTCGTATTGCGACCCCACCATGGGATCGTTCCAAAAACGGATGGATGGACGTAAATCCTGGTATTGCCTCTTCTTACATTTTTAGTTTGAAAAAAGGCGACCCCGTGACCATTTCAGGTCCATTTGGTGAGTTCTTCATCAATGAATCCGATGCCGAAATGCTATACGTAGGAGGTGGTGCCGGAATGGCTCCAATGCGTTCGCACTTGTACCACTTGTTCAGAACTTTGAAAACCGATAGAAAAGTGACCTATTGGTATGGAGGACGTTCTAAAAGAGAGTTGTTCTACATTGACCATTTCAAACAATTGGAAAAAGAATTTCCTAACTTTAAGTTTTACATGGCACTTTCAGAACCGTTGGAAGAGGATAATTGGAAGGTGAAGAAAGACATCAATGATGAAGAAGGAGATGGTTTTGTTGGGTTTATCCACAACTGCGTTATCGATAACTATTTGAACCATCATGAAACGCCAGAGGATATAGAACTATATTTCTGTGGCCCACCATTGATGAACAAAGCCGTTCAGAAAATGGGAGAGGATTTTGGTATCCCAGATGAGAATATCAGGTTCGACGACTTTGGAGGATAG